In Terriglobia bacterium, one genomic interval encodes:
- the greA gene encoding transcription elongation factor GreA, protein MPSSIVQKLQQEIQALEHELTHELPQELKKARAHGDLSENAEYIMAKQRQDFVGARLAQLKKRMADLSLVNVNNIPKDRIAFGSQVVLYDVDREVEINYRLVTSEESDVGKGWISTTSPIGRSLMGKKVGDEVSVSTPNGVREFEIRSVLTIHEQN, encoded by the coding sequence ATGCCTTCATCAATCGTCCAGAAACTGCAGCAGGAAATTCAAGCCCTTGAACACGAACTGACCCACGAGTTGCCCCAGGAGTTGAAAAAGGCCCGCGCGCATGGAGACCTCAGCGAGAACGCCGAGTACATCATGGCCAAGCAGCGGCAGGACTTTGTTGGCGCCCGCCTCGCTCAGCTCAAGAAGCGCATGGCGGACCTCTCACTGGTCAACGTCAATAACATACCGAAGGACCGCATCGCCTTTGGCTCGCAGGTCGTTCTATATGACGTTGACAGGGAAGTCGAGATCAATTACCGGCTGGTGACAAGCGAGGAATCCGACGTCGGTAAGGGATGGATTTCCACCACCTCTCCGATCGGCAGGAGCCTGATGGGCAAGAAGGTTGGCGATGAAGTGAGCGTGAGCACTCCAAACGGGGTTCGCGAGTTCGAGATTCGTTCTGTCCTCACCATCCACGAGCAGAATTGA
- a CDS encoding M48 family metallopeptidase, with protein MRLVSFGLAAFLVCGVISVSAADTAAVRPCSDASNKMDDVYCIGQRNVAHRSIISEQKEIAIGLKYAEQINRTAKLVKDPVITEYVNRVAQNIARSSDAKIPITVRVIDSPEINAFTLPGGIIYVNTGLLHAAGSEAELAGVLAHETAHVACRHWASDATKQTLLQYAMLPLIFTPMSYPVYIGVSEAMNLGVPLAFLKFSRSDEQQADFLGLQYMWKAGYDPNAYLSMFAKIIQEGRRTPGSVAGVFMDHPPTQDRIINAEKEIKTVLPALPEYLLSDSEFQSVQERLNDVLGRMKKIESASNSNRPTLERREPKTGQPPDTSGGQTSTDDKPPVLKRRD; from the coding sequence ATGCGTCTTGTTTCCTTCGGATTGGCGGCTTTCCTCGTCTGTGGGGTGATTTCCGTGTCCGCGGCGGATACCGCGGCTGTGCGGCCCTGTTCGGACGCCAGCAACAAGATGGACGACGTGTATTGCATCGGACAGAGGAATGTTGCTCATCGCAGCATCATCTCAGAACAGAAAGAAATTGCGATCGGACTAAAATATGCTGAGCAAATTAACCGCACCGCTAAGCTCGTCAAGGACCCTGTCATCACGGAATACGTAAACCGCGTCGCGCAGAACATCGCCCGGAGTTCGGATGCCAAGATTCCCATCACCGTCAGAGTGATTGACTCGCCCGAAATCAACGCGTTTACCCTTCCCGGCGGCATTATATATGTCAATACCGGCCTGCTGCACGCAGCGGGGAGCGAAGCAGAGCTCGCCGGCGTGCTGGCGCATGAGACGGCCCACGTGGCGTGCCGCCATTGGGCCTCAGATGCAACCAAGCAGACTCTGCTGCAGTACGCCATGCTTCCGCTGATCTTTACGCCGATGTCCTATCCCGTCTACATCGGGGTTTCAGAAGCGATGAACCTGGGTGTCCCGCTCGCTTTTCTCAAATTCAGCAGGAGTGACGAGCAGCAGGCGGACTTTCTTGGGTTGCAGTATATGTGGAAAGCAGGGTATGACCCGAACGCCTATCTTTCCATGTTCGCAAAAATTATTCAGGAGGGGAGAAGGACTCCCGGTAGCGTCGCCGGTGTTTTTATGGATCATCCGCCAACACAGGACCGCATTATTAATGCCGAAAAGGAGATCAAAACCGTTCTACCGGCCCTTCCGGAATACCTGCTGTCAGATTCAGAATTTCAGAGCGTCCAGGAGCGGTTGAATGACGTTCTCGGCAGGATGAAGAAAATCGAATCGGCCAGTAACAGTAACCGGCCGACTCTTGAGAGGCGTGAACCGAAAACCGGCCAACCGCCAGACACCAGCGGCGGCCAGACCTCGACGGATGACAAACCCCCTGTCCTAAAACGTCGCGATTAG
- a CDS encoding glucose 1-dehydrogenase yields the protein MKAIAIIPGTKEANIIQRPEPRLGAPDEIKLRVLRVGICGTDREEASGGRADAPPGQKDLVIGHEMFGQVEEVGTQVQSVQPGDFGCFTVRRGCGNCGACLNNRSDMCSTGDYTERGIKQRDGYETELVIDQLRYFVKVPREQAPLGVLSEPTSVAEKAIDEALAVQTVRIPNIPDAQKWLQGKQVLVAGLGPVGLLAAVALRLRGAEVLGLDIVDADSLRPRILQQLGGRYVDGRQTRPSALDDVYGQIDMIFEATGIARVEFDLLGALGINGVYVLTGIPGGDRPLQLDGAVLMRQLVLRNQVMIGSVNASRKHFEMAVEDLGKAYKTWGKTMEQIITHVVPYADFAQVLEKHPDNEIKAVVEWSKPN from the coding sequence ATGAAAGCTATCGCCATTATTCCGGGAACCAAGGAAGCCAACATCATCCAGCGCCCCGAACCCAGGCTTGGCGCTCCAGACGAGATCAAGCTGAGAGTGCTGCGGGTTGGGATCTGCGGGACCGACCGCGAGGAAGCATCCGGCGGCAGGGCCGACGCGCCGCCCGGACAAAAAGATCTGGTGATCGGGCACGAAATGTTCGGACAGGTGGAGGAAGTCGGAACTCAGGTGCAATCCGTTCAGCCAGGTGACTTCGGGTGTTTTACAGTCCGGCGCGGCTGCGGCAACTGCGGGGCCTGTTTGAACAACCGCAGCGATATGTGCTCAACCGGAGACTATACGGAGCGCGGTATCAAGCAGCGCGACGGCTACGAAACCGAACTGGTCATCGACCAGTTACGATACTTTGTCAAGGTCCCCAGGGAGCAGGCGCCGCTAGGCGTCCTTTCAGAACCCACTTCCGTTGCCGAAAAGGCCATCGATGAAGCCCTCGCCGTGCAGACGGTCCGCATCCCTAACATCCCGGACGCCCAGAAATGGCTGCAAGGCAAACAGGTTCTGGTGGCCGGATTGGGCCCCGTGGGACTGCTGGCTGCCGTCGCGCTCAGGCTCCGGGGAGCCGAGGTGCTGGGACTCGATATCGTGGACGCCGACAGCTTGCGGCCCCGCATCCTTCAGCAACTGGGCGGCAGGTATGTTGATGGCCGCCAGACAAGGCCCTCGGCATTGGACGACGTCTACGGACAGATTGATATGATCTTCGAGGCCACCGGGATTGCCCGGGTGGAGTTTGACCTGCTCGGCGCCCTGGGTATCAACGGGGTTTATGTCTTGACAGGAATTCCGGGCGGAGATCGCCCCCTGCAACTTGATGGAGCGGTCCTGATGCGCCAGCTCGTGCTCCGCAACCAGGTGATGATTGGAAGCGTAAACGCCAGCCGAAAGCATTTTGAAATGGCGGTGGAGGACCTCGGGAAGGCTTATAAGACCTGGGGGAAAACCATGGAGCAAATCATCACCCATGTGGTGCCCTACGCGGACTTCGCCCAGGTGCTTGAAAAACATCCCGACAACGAAATCAAGGCCGTGGTGGAGTGGAGCAAACCGAATTGA
- a CDS encoding PspC domain-containing protein, whose translation MRSRTDQKIAGVCGGFAEYLDVDPTLVRLIWLAALFLGGGGLVAYIVAWIVMPLGPEQRDVSPPAPAAAPVSQPVAHS comes from the coding sequence ATGCGCTCGCGCACGGACCAGAAGATTGCGGGCGTCTGCGGCGGGTTCGCCGAGTACCTGGACGTTGATCCGACACTCGTGCGCCTGATCTGGCTGGCAGCGCTGTTCCTGGGAGGCGGTGGTCTCGTTGCCTACATCGTTGCCTGGATCGTGATGCCTTTGGGGCCTGAGCAGCGAGATGTGAGCCCTCCAGCGCCCGCCGCGGCGCCGGTGTCGCAGCCCGTAGCGCATTCGTAG
- a CDS encoding HAMP domain-containing protein: protein MDWRYQRLPRVFARSRSMRRRVAYSLGIVRLILVPVLLLAVYYLFRMGWIVDRIVSVDASVAMQAERASIVMLDAQQSQRNYFLLHDQQDLKASQQTVENLRKMIQRLGKIQAQEAPSIKKMLADLEAYQQGLGKASERISEAGQPRIDRLRSAVSAYEQDLNDILHGARQQSRAALVRQLHDRTSLFDSEIAAAGSEDPVLLSISVDLQNSAQSFLTGAAGLERRSWNRVERDHDDARDLMRRAEWVLGSVSLLVLLISIWVSYVLPKEVVQPLHDLKAAVDHAAAGNYEIEFDVQGKGEVAELANSVRNLIAHVREKKIDQDISS, encoded by the coding sequence ATGGATTGGAGATACCAGCGGCTGCCACGGGTTTTTGCCCGGTCCAGGTCTATGCGCCGCAGGGTCGCGTACAGTCTCGGCATCGTCCGTCTGATTCTGGTTCCCGTCCTCCTGCTGGCCGTCTATTACCTGTTCAGAATGGGCTGGATTGTGGATCGCATTGTGAGCGTGGACGCCTCGGTTGCCATGCAGGCGGAGCGCGCTTCTATTGTGATGCTCGACGCGCAGCAGAGCCAGCGGAACTACTTCCTGCTCCACGATCAGCAAGACCTCAAAGCCAGCCAGCAAACCGTTGAGAACCTCCGCAAGATGATCCAGCGGCTTGGCAAGATACAGGCCCAGGAAGCTCCCTCGATCAAAAAGATGCTGGCCGATCTGGAAGCCTACCAGCAGGGACTGGGCAAGGCATCCGAACGCATCAGCGAAGCTGGCCAGCCCAGGATTGACCGGCTTCGCAGCGCCGTATCAGCCTACGAGCAGGATTTGAACGACATCCTCCATGGGGCGCGCCAGCAAAGCAGGGCCGCTCTGGTTCGGCAGTTGCACGACCGCACCAGCCTGTTTGACTCCGAGATCGCAGCCGCAGGAAGCGAGGACCCCGTCCTGCTGTCCATCTCAGTGGACCTGCAGAATTCAGCGCAGTCGTTTCTGACCGGTGCGGCGGGGCTGGAGCGGCGAAGCTGGAACCGGGTCGAGCGGGACCACGACGACGCCCGCGACCTGATGCGCCGCGCCGAATGGGTCCTGGGCAGCGTCTCCCTGCTGGTTTTGCTGATCAGCATCTGGGTCAGTTACGTCCTCCCCAAGGAAGTGGTGCAGCCGTTGCACGACCTCAAAGCGGCGGTGGACCACGCCGCAGCCGGCAACTACGAAATTGAATTCGACGTGCAGGGGAAAGGCGAGGTCGCCGAACTCGCCAACAGCGTCCGAAACCTGATTGCCCACGTCCGCGAGAAGAAGATCGATCAGGACATTTCCTCCTGA
- the bfr gene encoding bacterioferritin → MKGNAAVIDALQKALSEELMAISQYFLHGEMQSNWGYKHLYAEIKKQAIGEMKHAEALIERIIFLEGIPNLNDFPKLRVGKTVQQQLQNDLVLEKEAVVEYNKYIALARKEGDNTSADLFEALLKDEEDHVDFLEAQLDLIEQVGLQNYLSQQLHG, encoded by the coding sequence ATGAAGGGAAACGCAGCCGTTATCGACGCTCTCCAAAAGGCTTTAAGCGAAGAGTTGATGGCCATCAGCCAGTACTTTCTCCACGGCGAGATGCAGAGCAACTGGGGGTACAAACACCTCTATGCCGAAATCAAGAAGCAGGCGATCGGCGAAATGAAACACGCCGAAGCCCTCATCGAGCGCATCATCTTCCTCGAAGGGATCCCCAACCTGAATGACTTCCCGAAACTCCGGGTCGGAAAGACCGTCCAACAGCAGCTCCAGAACGATCTGGTGCTCGAAAAAGAAGCCGTTGTGGAATACAACAAGTACATCGCGCTCGCTCGCAAGGAAGGTGATAACACCTCAGCCGATCTCTTCGAGGCCCTCCTTAAAGACGAGGAAGACCACGTCGATTTCCTCGAAGCCCAGCTCGACTTGATCGAACAAGTGGGCCTGCAAAATTACCTCAGCCAGCAATTGCATGGCTGA